The following are from one region of the Vibrio rarus genome:
- the bluB gene encoding 5,6-dimethylbenzimidazole synthase: MKSKHSYSQVEKDAVYRTIAERRDMRHFVDGQLEEGLLARLLTVANQAPSVGLMQPWRFIRITQPQLKQSLKSLVESERNKTAALLDERKKEFLKLKVEGISECAELIVVALPEGREKHIFGRRTMPDMDLASVSCAIQNMWLAARAEGIGLGWVSLFDPLALADLLNMPSDSRPIAILCIGHVEKFYEKPMLVEQQWATPETVETFLYENSWPQSE; this comes from the coding sequence ATGAAAAGCAAACACAGTTACAGCCAAGTGGAAAAAGATGCCGTTTACCGAACTATTGCAGAGCGCCGTGATATGCGCCATTTTGTTGATGGTCAATTGGAAGAGGGTTTGTTGGCGCGTTTACTGACCGTTGCTAATCAAGCTCCTAGCGTTGGTTTAATGCAACCTTGGCGATTCATCCGTATTACTCAGCCACAGTTAAAACAATCCTTAAAATCGCTGGTGGAATCAGAAAGAAACAAAACCGCCGCTCTGCTGGATGAGCGTAAAAAAGAGTTTTTAAAGCTGAAAGTAGAAGGAATCTCAGAATGTGCAGAGCTCATAGTCGTTGCACTGCCTGAAGGACGTGAAAAACACATATTTGGCCGCCGCACTATGCCAGATATGGACTTAGCCTCCGTTTCTTGCGCCATTCAAAATATGTGGTTAGCCGCTCGTGCTGAAGGCATTGGCCTTGGCTGGGTATCGCTGTTTGACCCACTAGCCCTTGCGGATTTATTGAATATGCCGTCAGACAGTCGCCCAATCGCAATTCTATGTATTGGCCACGTAGAAAAATTTTATGAAAAACCAATGCTAGTTGAACAACAATGGGCGACTCCAGAAACGGTTGAAACCTTTCTTTATGAAAACAGTTGGCCGCAATCAGAGTGA
- a CDS encoding RHS repeat-associated core domain-containing protein, with protein sequence MRKLFGLLIAFFLLEYSGKYAYAVEISILTECQGALSCDGPNEPNIPDNDDDDGSNNNGGDLDDDSGPDPVDVDKEAITSEISDITGNTIDAAEVAGLEADREAIAADTQTSDTQSDNEQQQQQASEASAEGDESDCPVELYSGCKITREIDYTHPVFSLVRQHRISQGSAWSLGAGWHSSLDSRMIWGVDVDMQPLIELNQASANQYQTIIDGIDQGIDELRNSFKDRLAYNEEQIQQQLLEATSELQAQRAIYVASRDQIQTKINELTSQHQQSDYYRERNRYVVDTAYPEEYEIGLHKLKWIAPNGSRKLFSVEPSTSSITPIMGHNTHLQIDENGFFVVSTPKGVTYQYNYQGFLVKVSQNDGRSVTIYRDSQQQPIRMVDELGRTVSFTYTDNRLTKITDQEARTHSYTYQSGKLSDVVQFNGAKHHYQYTYQDNPLALTVKSDGEGNSAFYLYRQQDNKTVVDTQIDPSGNPFSYEYDFSNRATTVINRNQTRTRYQYNAHNQMVSKVYESDGTEINKVYDDKGNLIAEYDELGHTTLYRYDLYGRMISTTDPVGRSTDIERDEAGRIRSTINNVGNETQFVYDSAGRIESIELADGSVVEEHWLDNVLIRRIDEVGNYTEYQYDDLGYPIRIEQFDPHTPVEQRYIRETEFDKIGRILKVAEGSRVLPKLQWRVTHYEYHSDDGRDLDSPTRIIDPLGRELILQYDANGLLIYQQDFSGVKTYLTYTPRNKVATKKVLMPSLTGEIEYLTQYSYDSENNLVSVILPHGAVWQYQYDSRNRLIHSSIEGTEVSKSYTYDASGNRIAETDSLGSTTHFQYYPDSQLQSTTNSIGSMVEHYYDDAGRPYATYDHERAAYVEQYGYNELGHIIQSNDGNGNATHFTPNALGLAMSVSMPNSTQDRIRHDYNWQGLPTLYSDASGGEYLFEYNVFGQVVSITDSEGGVEQFQYDGLGRKTLHINKSGLQTQWQYDQQATRLVVTQTQSDTDKSIVLLGNHRQSNKVYDLLGRLIEYKDAAEQSWQFAYNQQGLLASIIHPDNSQVLRHYNLAGLMTAEIVTTQGQQSRESYFTYDGEGRLLTEQRPYYRLGSVNTYRYNDLGLLSSMTMPDGASYQFYYDTAGRKVSEVNPLGHQQSWEYDSNDNAVSYTDGDGYRWHYIYNADNQIVQVIDPENGHHAPTQYAYDEMGRLTSSSNPLGHTQHRLLDSLGRLIGAKDATGNVTHIRLDNAGRPTVISNRLGEETQQQYDAFDQLLSQTNPLGHTTHFEYDALGRTSHQTNALNASERWEYNFRNQVTDYSNPLNQTTRYQYDGFGNIAEIKQANNSVTRYAFNAANKLTSITSAVGTQQSFTYDDMARLTTFTNELGEQWHYDYDLAGQITHAYQPEQNTDIHFQYDQRGHVTERQYAHQGQWHSEVLNYDGLGRLANIDGPELAENYHYDPAGRLIQVDNSKLGQSFNYEYNALGERTYSQVTGDEGVYYHRDAEGKIVRLERNTADGNLAFELSYDAIGQLRQIDYPNRSRRSLDYDAVGRIVSIVIEQQEYKGNRWRDTWNTIEVLNYQYDSAGNVTAQNRKTEQGDSDQWAYFEYDQVNRIVSADYPNQDDIEFSWDDVGNLTQKQTKTTAYTYSYNQANQLVEMQGHRLPGFSCDDSSCDNDESSDAHNFVYQYDANGNLASVSNGNEVQSYQHDPLNRMTEVINPDGSSVQYEYDARSRRVKTVRTAQTAIKQNGNSNQSEQLNQTTLYSHYDGRQEQGQWQDNGSGFSPFRSLTLLPDSELPYGKVLHQSLYDSTSSLVQASGTKGADTSHLYNHHDRLGSTIHVLDSTGTSAMRLGYSPFGQTYRKHNDKTFWKANAGVNANKQLGQLMPYQYTGRYTESSTGQINLDARWYNPHSSRFIQPDYWSLRNTYLPTEIQHELIKATSLNTDMLLRDPNQQMSYGYVSGNPFFWVDPFGLAVLVLSGESTLGAGTLISNSTGLAIGIVDGDLKVTSYHKVNIEVASSLEATTGLSIEFVTGTNEPNDLSGESIDGSINVGVKTVIGSVGGSVDIDAFGDLTFGIGIKLGPGLSGPTNVSTSYSKTIIGTDLTEVDFFDRAVASFNKEFEKTFIRSKLCY encoded by the coding sequence ATGAGAAAACTGTTTGGATTATTGATTGCTTTTTTCCTATTAGAGTATTCAGGTAAGTATGCCTATGCTGTTGAAATATCAATCTTAACTGAATGTCAGGGAGCGTTGTCGTGTGACGGTCCTAATGAACCTAATATTCCAGACAATGATGACGACGACGGTAGCAACAATAACGGAGGCGATCTTGATGACGACTCTGGCCCTGATCCTGTTGATGTAGATAAAGAAGCCATTACATCGGAAATCTCTGATATTACCGGCAACACTATCGACGCAGCAGAGGTTGCAGGATTGGAGGCAGATAGAGAGGCGATTGCCGCCGATACCCAAACTTCTGATACACAAAGTGATAATGAACAACAGCAGCAACAAGCCAGTGAAGCAAGCGCCGAAGGGGATGAAAGTGATTGTCCTGTTGAATTGTACTCTGGGTGCAAAATAACGCGTGAAATTGACTATACCCATCCTGTATTTTCTTTAGTTAGGCAACATCGTATCAGCCAAGGCTCTGCATGGTCGTTAGGTGCGGGTTGGCACTCCTCTTTAGATAGCCGAATGATTTGGGGGGTGGATGTTGATATGCAGCCCTTAATTGAATTAAACCAAGCATCAGCGAATCAATATCAAACCATTATTGATGGTATTGACCAAGGTATTGATGAATTACGCAACTCTTTCAAAGACCGCCTAGCCTACAATGAAGAACAAATACAGCAGCAATTGTTAGAGGCCACCTCTGAACTGCAGGCGCAGCGCGCAATTTATGTTGCGAGTAGAGATCAGATTCAAACAAAGATTAATGAGTTAACAAGCCAGCATCAACAATCTGATTATTACCGAGAACGCAACCGCTATGTCGTGGATACGGCTTATCCAGAAGAGTATGAGATTGGGCTACATAAGTTAAAATGGATCGCTCCCAATGGCAGTAGAAAGCTGTTCAGTGTTGAGCCGTCTACATCAAGTATCACACCAATTATGGGACACAATACCCATTTACAAATTGATGAAAATGGGTTCTTTGTTGTCTCTACTCCCAAGGGGGTAACCTATCAATATAACTATCAAGGCTTCTTAGTTAAAGTCAGTCAAAATGATGGACGTAGCGTAACTATTTATCGAGATAGCCAGCAACAGCCAATACGTATGGTCGATGAGTTGGGGCGAACGGTTTCTTTTACTTATACCGACAACCGTTTAACGAAAATTACCGATCAAGAAGCACGAACGCATAGCTATACGTATCAATCAGGAAAACTTAGCGATGTTGTCCAATTCAATGGCGCCAAACATCATTACCAATATACTTATCAAGACAACCCCTTAGCCTTAACTGTGAAATCTGATGGTGAAGGTAATAGCGCATTTTATCTTTATCGCCAGCAAGACAACAAAACGGTGGTTGATACCCAGATAGATCCCTCCGGTAATCCGTTTAGCTATGAGTATGATTTCTCAAATCGAGCCACCACAGTGATAAACCGAAATCAAACTCGCACCCGTTATCAGTACAACGCACACAATCAGATGGTATCTAAGGTGTATGAATCTGACGGGACGGAAATTAACAAGGTTTACGATGATAAAGGTAACTTGATAGCGGAATATGATGAATTAGGACACACCACACTTTACCGTTATGACTTGTACGGTCGAATGATATCGACAACCGATCCAGTGGGGCGCAGCACAGATATAGAAAGGGATGAAGCAGGCAGAATACGTTCAACGATTAATAATGTCGGCAATGAAACGCAGTTTGTTTATGACAGTGCAGGCCGAATAGAGAGTATCGAATTAGCAGATGGCTCGGTGGTGGAAGAGCATTGGCTTGATAATGTGCTGATTCGACGCATCGATGAAGTGGGTAATTACACTGAATATCAGTATGACGATTTAGGGTACCCCATTCGTATTGAACAATTTGATCCTCACACGCCCGTAGAGCAAAGGTACATTCGAGAAACAGAATTTGACAAAATAGGTCGAATATTAAAAGTTGCAGAAGGCTCTCGGGTTCTTCCTAAGCTGCAGTGGCGCGTGACACATTATGAATACCACAGTGACGACGGTCGAGATTTAGATTCACCAACACGTATCATTGACCCGCTAGGTCGTGAGTTGATCCTCCAGTACGATGCCAATGGTTTACTCATTTACCAACAAGACTTCTCCGGTGTTAAAACCTACCTGACTTACACGCCAAGAAATAAAGTTGCCACCAAGAAAGTGCTCATGCCGTCCTTAACGGGAGAGATCGAATACCTTACTCAGTACAGTTATGATTCAGAAAATAACTTAGTGTCGGTGATACTTCCACATGGCGCAGTGTGGCAATACCAATATGATTCACGGAATAGGTTAATTCACTCTTCTATAGAGGGTACAGAGGTCAGTAAATCGTATACCTATGATGCGTCAGGTAATCGCATTGCGGAAACCGATAGTTTAGGAAGTACCACCCACTTTCAGTATTACCCTGACAGCCAACTGCAATCCACAACTAACTCAATTGGCAGCATGGTGGAGCATTATTATGATGATGCGGGAAGACCATATGCCACTTATGATCATGAGCGGGCGGCGTATGTAGAGCAATATGGATATAACGAGCTTGGGCACATTATTCAAAGTAACGATGGCAATGGAAACGCGACACATTTTACGCCAAATGCGTTGGGGCTTGCTATGTCTGTATCAATGCCTAACAGCACTCAAGATCGCATTCGCCATGATTATAATTGGCAAGGTCTCCCAACTCTTTATAGCGACGCCAGTGGTGGCGAATATCTGTTTGAATACAACGTGTTCGGTCAGGTTGTTTCAATTACAGACTCAGAGGGAGGTGTTGAGCAATTTCAATATGATGGGTTAGGGCGTAAAACCTTACACATCAATAAATCAGGCTTGCAAACTCAGTGGCAATACGATCAGCAAGCGACTCGGCTGGTGGTCACACAAACTCAATCCGATACAGACAAAAGTATTGTGTTGCTTGGCAACCATCGTCAAAGTAACAAAGTCTATGATTTGCTTGGACGCTTAATTGAATACAAAGATGCGGCAGAGCAAAGCTGGCAGTTTGCATACAATCAGCAGGGCTTGCTGGCATCCATTATCCACCCAGATAACAGTCAGGTATTGAGACATTACAATCTTGCAGGATTGATGACAGCTGAAATAGTCACAACCCAAGGACAGCAATCTAGAGAGAGTTACTTTACCTACGACGGTGAAGGCCGGTTGTTAACTGAACAACGGCCGTATTATCGCCTTGGTAGCGTGAATACTTACCGTTATAACGACTTAGGGTTATTAAGCTCCATGACGATGCCTGACGGCGCTTCTTATCAGTTTTATTATGATACGGCTGGCAGGAAAGTATCCGAAGTCAATCCCCTTGGGCATCAACAGTCTTGGGAGTATGACAGCAATGATAATGCAGTAAGTTATACCGACGGTGACGGTTATCGTTGGCATTATATTTATAATGCCGATAACCAAATTGTTCAGGTTATTGATCCAGAAAACGGGCATCACGCACCGACTCAATATGCCTATGATGAAATGGGGCGACTCACTTCGAGCAGTAACCCACTCGGCCATACCCAGCATAGGTTATTAGATTCATTAGGTCGTTTGATTGGCGCTAAAGATGCGACTGGTAATGTGACTCATATTCGCTTAGATAATGCCGGTAGACCAACGGTTATCTCCAACCGTTTAGGTGAAGAAACTCAGCAACAATATGATGCTTTTGATCAATTGCTCTCTCAAACCAATCCTTTAGGTCACACAACTCACTTTGAATACGATGCACTAGGGCGGACATCCCATCAAACAAACGCGCTGAATGCCAGTGAGCGTTGGGAATACAATTTCCGCAATCAGGTGACGGATTATTCCAACCCACTCAATCAGACAACCCGTTATCAATATGATGGATTCGGCAATATCGCTGAGATCAAACAGGCAAATAATAGCGTCACTCGATATGCGTTCAATGCCGCAAACAAGTTAACAAGCATCACCTCGGCAGTAGGTACTCAGCAGTCATTTACCTATGACGATATGGCAAGGCTCACCACCTTTACCAACGAATTAGGTGAGCAATGGCATTATGACTATGATTTAGCAGGGCAGATAACTCATGCTTACCAACCTGAACAAAATACTGATATTCATTTTCAATATGATCAACGAGGTCATGTCACTGAGCGTCAATACGCCCATCAAGGGCAGTGGCATAGCGAGGTATTGAACTACGATGGGCTAGGACGTCTTGCCAATATTGACGGCCCTGAATTAGCGGAAAATTATCACTATGATCCCGCAGGTCGATTAATTCAGGTGGATAACAGTAAGCTAGGGCAAAGTTTTAACTATGAATACAATGCGCTTGGTGAAAGAACCTATAGCCAAGTTACAGGCGATGAAGGTGTTTATTATCATCGCGATGCCGAGGGGAAAATAGTAAGGCTTGAACGCAATACAGCTGACGGCAATCTTGCTTTTGAGCTTAGCTACGATGCAATCGGTCAACTTCGACAGATCGATTACCCCAACCGCAGCCGTCGAAGCTTAGACTATGATGCAGTCGGCCGAATTGTTAGCATTGTTATCGAACAACAGGAATATAAAGGGAATCGCTGGCGAGACACTTGGAATACCATCGAGGTACTTAATTATCAATACGATAGTGCGGGTAATGTCACCGCACAAAACAGGAAGACGGAACAGGGTGATAGCGATCAATGGGCTTATTTTGAATACGACCAAGTTAATCGAATCGTCAGCGCTGATTATCCCAACCAAGACGACATTGAATTTAGCTGGGATGATGTAGGAAACCTTACGCAAAAACAGACTAAAACAACCGCGTATACATACAGTTATAATCAAGCTAACCAGCTAGTAGAGATGCAAGGACATAGACTGCCAGGTTTTTCTTGTGACGATAGTAGCTGTGACAATGATGAATCAAGCGACGCTCATAACTTTGTTTATCAGTACGATGCCAACGGCAATCTGGCAAGTGTTAGCAATGGCAATGAAGTGCAGAGCTATCAGCACGATCCGTTAAACCGAATGACTGAAGTGATAAACCCCGATGGTTCAAGCGTTCAGTATGAATATGATGCGAGATCCCGCCGAGTGAAGACGGTGCGCACGGCCCAAACTGCCATCAAACAAAACGGTAACTCTAATCAGTCCGAACAACTCAATCAAACCACTTTATATAGTCATTACGATGGCCGCCAAGAGCAAGGCCAGTGGCAAGATAACGGTTCAGGGTTTAGTCCATTTAGATCTCTGACATTGTTACCTGATTCAGAGCTTCCCTATGGCAAAGTACTACATCAATCCTTATATGATTCGACATCAAGCCTAGTGCAAGCCAGTGGCACTAAGGGTGCAGACACCAGTCATCTTTATAATCATCATGACCGCTTAGGTAGCACTATTCACGTGTTAGACAGCACAGGTACTTCTGCTATGCGACTAGGCTACAGCCCATTTGGCCAAACCTATCGTAAGCACAATGATAAAACTTTTTGGAAAGCCAACGCGGGTGTCAATGCGAACAAGCAATTAGGTCAACTAATGCCATACCAATACACAGGCAGGTACACCGAAAGCAGTACAGGGCAGATCAATCTAGACGCCCGTTGGTACAACCCGCACAGCAGTCGTTTCATCCAACCAGACTACTGGAGTTTAAGGAACACATACCTCCCAACTGAAATTCAACATGAGCTAATAAAAGCAACCAGTCTTAATACCGATATGTTGCTACGTGATCCTAACCAACAAATGTCCTATGGTTATGTGAGTGGTAATCCGTTTTTCTGGGTGGATCCGTTTGGGTTGGCGGTATTAGTTCTATCAGGAGAATCTACGCTTGGAGCTGGTACATTGATTTCAAATAGTACTGGGTTAGCTATAGGAATAGTTGATGGTGATTTAAAGGTCACTTCTTATCATAAAGTTAATATTGAAGTAGCCTCATCGCTAGAAGCAACAACAGGTCTTTCTATTGAGTTCGTTACTGGTACGAATGAACCTAACGATTTATCGGGGGAATCAATTGATGGGAGCATTAATGTGGGTGTAAAAACAGTTATTGGTAGCGTTGGAGGTAGTGTGGATATAGATGCATTTGGAGACTTAACGTTTGGTATTGGGATTAAATTGGGTCCTGGTTTATCTGGACCAACAAATGTATCTACCTCCTATTCGAAAACTATAATCGGTACAGACTTAACCGAAGTTGACTTTTTTGATAGAGCAGTAGCGTCATTTAATAAAGAATTCGAAAAGACATTTATTAGGAGTAAACTATGTTATTAA